A stretch of DNA from Rathayibacter sp. VKM Ac-2762:
CATGACCTGCACGGATAGCGTCCACGAGGGGAAGTCGCCGCGGTCGATGGCGGAGGACAGGTCGCGGATGTGGAAGTCCGCGTCCTCACCGGCGATCTGGTCGGCCTGCTCCTGGCTCAGGATCTCGACGCCCTGATCGGTCTTGAAGTGGTACTTGACCCAGAAGCGCTCGCCGGCGGCGTTGATCCACTGGTAGGTGTGCGAGCCGAAGCCGTCCATGTGCCGCCACGAGGAGGGGAGGCCGCGGTCGCCCATGAGCCATGTGACCTGGTGGGCCGACTCGGGCGAGAGGGTCCAGAAGTCCCACTGCATGTCGTGGTCGCGCAGGTGGCTGCCGGGCAGGCGCTTCTGCGAGCGGATGAAGTCGGGGAACTTGATGCCGTCGCGGATGAAGAAGACGGGGGTGTTGTTGCCGACGAGGTCGTAGTTGCCCTCGCTCGTGTAGAACTTCAGCGCGAAGCCGCGGGGGTCGCGCCAGGTGTCGGGCGAGCCCTGCTCGCCGGCGACAGTGGAGAACCGCGCGAGCATCTCGGTCTCGACTCCGGGCTGGAAGAGCGCGGCACGCGTGTAGGCGCTGACGTCGGCGGTGGTGGTGAAGCGTCCGAAGGCTCCGCCGCCCTTGGCGTGGACGACCCGCTCCGGGATGCGCTCACGGTTGAACTGGGCCAGCTTCTCGACGAGGTAGTGGTCGTGGAGCGCGAGGGGTCCGTCGGCTCCGACGCTCAGCGAGTGGTCGTCACTCGCGACCGGTGCTCCGGAGTTCGTGGTGGTGAATCGTTCCTCGGTCATGTTCCTCCTGTCGGCGAGGGGCACGGAGCCCGCCGCTGCGGTGTAGCGGATGTCGGTCAGTGGGCCAGGGCCAGGCAGTCGGGGCAGGTGCCCCAGAACGTGACGTCGGCGGTGTCCACGGCGAAGCCGCTCGCGGTCTGCGGATGCAGGCACGGCGCCTCCCCGACGACGCAGTCGACGTCGGCCACGGCCCCGCAGCGCCGGCAAACCACGTGGTGGTGGTTGTCGCCGACCCGCAGCTCGAACCGGCGGGGGTGGCCCTCCGGCTCGATGCGGCGGACGATCCCGGCGTCGGTGAACGCCGACAGCACTCCGTAGACCGCCTGGGCCGAAGCCTCGGGGAGGCCCTCGCGCACTCGGGCCAGGACCGCGTCCACCCCGGAGTGCGGGTGCTCCTCGAGAGCGAGGAGCACCGCGCGCCGGGTGGCGGTGACCTTGAGCCCGGAGGCTCGGAGCCGCTCGTCCACTGTCGTCATGCCGAGGACACTACCCGAGTTGTCTTGAGCGGATCAAAACAACGGGCGGCGTGGCGCGCTCGTCCGGGTGAACGGCCGGGAACGCTCCGGCGGCCACGCGGAGGCTCCGATCAGGCGACCGGACCCTCGACCAGCACGACCTGGGCGGAGCGGGCGGCGCCCGCGGAGTCGGTCCACGAGATCGTCACCGACTCCCCGGGCTCGCGCTGCGCGAGCGAGGCGGACAGCTGGTCGGCCGAGGCGACGGCGACCCCGTCGACCGCGGTGACGACGTCCCCCGCCTCGAGGCCCGCCTGCGCGGCCGGCCCGCCCTCGACGACTCCGCCGATCGCGGCGCCGGACGCGGTGGTCCCGAGCGCGCGCGAAGTCGGCGACGCGGTGCCGGAGGAGAGGGAGACGCCGAGGAAGGCCGGGTAGCCGATCTCGACGGTGGCCGTGTCGGCGCCCGCCTCGATGGTGGCGACGATGTCCAGGGCCTTCGAGATCGGGATCGCGAAGCCGGTGATGTCGGCCGTCCCGCTGGAGGCGGCGGTGTCCATCCCCACGACGCGGCCGGCGGAGTCGACGAGCGGGCCGCCGGAGTCGCCGGAGACGATGTCTGCGTCCGTCTGGATCAGCCCGGTCAGCGTCTCGGCGGAGATCCCCGACTCGGAGCGGGTCGTGATCTGCTGATCGAGACCGGTGACCGTGCCGGTGGCGGCGACCAGGTCGCCCGTCCCTCCCGCGTTGCCGACGGCGGTCACGGTGTCGCCCACAGCGACCCCGTCCGTGTCGAGCGAGGCGGGGGTGAGGCCGGAGGCGTCCTCCAGCTGCAGGACGGCGACGTCGTTCGTCGCGTCGGTGCCGACGACGCGGGCGGTGTAGCTGCGGCCCGTCGACTCCACCGTGACCGAGATCGCGGTGGCGCCCTCGACGACGTGGTTGTTGGTGAGGATCATGCCGTCGGAGGTGAGGATCATGCCGGTGCCGGCCGAGCGGGCGCCCTGGTAGGTGAGCTCGGAGGTGATCGTGACGACGCCGGCGGTCTGCGCGGTGCTCGCGGCCACGGCGTCGGTCGCGCCGGTGGCCGGCTCGGAGGCGGAGGAGCCGCCCTGCGTCGAGCCGTACGGGGAGGAGCCGCCCTGCGTCGATCCGCCCCAGGAGGGGACGATCACGTACCCGCCGCCGAAGGATCCCCGCGAGCCGCCGGGGTAGACGATCGTGGCGGCGCCGGCCGAGGCGGAGGAGGCCGCCTCGGTGCGGCCTGCGGTGGCGACTCCGCCTGCTGTCACTCCGATCAGCACGGCGAGGCCGAGGCCGCCGGCGATCAGCGCCCGACGACGACGACGACGGTCGTCCGCGCGCAGCGCGCGCACCTCGTCGGCGCCCGTCGCCTCGGTGATGGCGGGCTGGTCGGTGAGCTCTCGCTCGTCGGATTCGTGTCGCTCGTTCATGGTGTCGTCCTCGTGCCGGGGCCGCCCCTGACGGCGACCGGTTCCCATTCCACGCCCGGCCTCCCGGCGCCGCCTGGATGTCGCTTATGCGATTCCTATGAGCGCGCACCTCCCCGAATGGTTGTAGCTTCAACCAAAAGCGGGTAGCGTCTCCGCCGTGACCACCTCCTC
This window harbors:
- a CDS encoding catalase, whose protein sequence is MTEERFTTTNSGAPVASDDHSLSVGADGPLALHDHYLVEKLAQFNRERIPERVVHAKGGGAFGRFTTTADVSAYTRAALFQPGVETEMLARFSTVAGEQGSPDTWRDPRGFALKFYTSEGNYDLVGNNTPVFFIRDGIKFPDFIRSQKRLPGSHLRDHDMQWDFWTLSPESAHQVTWLMGDRGLPSSWRHMDGFGSHTYQWINAAGERFWVKYHFKTDQGVEILSQEQADQIAGEDADFHIRDLSSAIDRGDFPSWTLSVQVMPYEDAKTYRFNPFDLTKVWPHADYPLIQVGTMTLDRNPENYFAQIEQAAFAPSNFVPGIAASPDKMLLARIFSYADAHRYRVGTNHAQLPVNAPKSPVHSYSKDGPMRFDFQKSEVPVYAPNTMGGAHADPARAAESAGWETDGELTRAAATLHPEDDDFGQAGTLYREVLDDDARARLVANIAGHVSKVTRPELRQRVLQYWANVDSSLSQRVAEALEPSAPGADVSPEAVGIGA
- a CDS encoding Fur family transcriptional regulator, which codes for MTTVDERLRASGLKVTATRRAVLLALEEHPHSGVDAVLARVREGLPEASAQAVYGVLSAFTDAGIVRRIEPEGHPRRFELRVGDNHHHVVCRRCGAVADVDCVVGEAPCLHPQTASGFAVDTADVTFWGTCPDCLALAH
- a CDS encoding trypsin-like peptidase domain-containing protein codes for the protein MNERHESDERELTDQPAITEATGADEVRALRADDRRRRRRALIAGGLGLAVLIGVTAGGVATAGRTEAASSASAGAATIVYPGGSRGSFGGGYVIVPSWGGSTQGGSSPYGSTQGGSSASEPATGATDAVAASTAQTAGVVTITSELTYQGARSAGTGMILTSDGMILTNNHVVEGATAISVTVESTGRSYTARVVGTDATNDVAVLQLEDASGLTPASLDTDGVAVGDTVTAVGNAGGTGDLVAATGTVTGLDQQITTRSESGISAETLTGLIQTDADIVSGDSGGPLVDSAGRVVGMDTAASSGTADITGFAIPISKALDIVATIEAGADTATVEIGYPAFLGVSLSSGTASPTSRALGTTASGAAIGGVVEGGPAAQAGLEAGDVVTAVDGVAVASADQLSASLAQREPGESVTISWTDSAGAARSAQVVLVEGPVA